From the genome of Bubalus bubalis isolate 160015118507 breed Murrah chromosome 2, NDDB_SH_1, whole genome shotgun sequence, one region includes:
- the KCTD18 gene encoding BTB/POZ domain-containing protein KCTD18 — MEGQKAEEEVLDILRLNVGGCIYTARRESLCRFKDSMLASMFSGRFPLKTDESGACVIDRDGHLFKYLLDYLHGEVHIPTEEQTRVALQEEADYFGIPYPYSLSDHLANEMETYSLRSNIELKKALTDFCDSYGLVCNKPTVWVLHYLNTSGASCESRIIGVYSTKTDGTDAIDKQLGGRIHSKSIFKREAGNNVQYIWSYYSVAELKKMMDAFDAWEGKGVSYWRVPHELIECWTLEERPLLGSLSHMAPIRKRRLIVNEEEEEGVNCKTGPKPVRFLGPSTSTQIKVKNSASIRVSPASAPPPWPRATANLASGGRAAQRSARSKVPTPVGTGLPGHPQAAQGTGAPENGVTHLPPAKVLLSDKTATPHRVIKLKRTPLCATGSSLPACTTPRLAGPPEPPPDTLSPLGTWTENRQDQTK, encoded by the exons ATGGAAGGtcaaaaggcagaagaagaggtgTTAGATATTCTTCGACTGAACGTGGGTGGCTGTATTTACACAGCCAGGCGGGAGTCCTTGTGCCGCTTTAAGGATTCAATGCTGGCATCCATGTTCAGTGGTCGTTTCCCTTTAAAAACAGATGAATCAG GAGCTTGTGTTATTGACCGTGATGGACATCTATTTAAATACCTTTTGGATTATCTTCATGGAGAAGTTCACATTCCCACAGAGGAGCAAACTCGGGTTGCTCTGCAAGAAGAAGCTGATTACTTTGGCATCCCTTATCCATACAGCCTGTCTGACCACTTGGCCAATGAAATGGAGACATATTCTTTAAGGTCAAATATAGAACTTAAAAAG GCTTTAACAGACTTCTGTGATTCGTATGGTTTAGTATGCAATAAACCAACAGTTTGGGTTCTCCACTATCTTAACACATCTGGTGCAAGCTGTGAGAGTAGAATTATTGGTGTATATTCCACAAAAACTGATGGAACAGATGCTATTGATAAGCAGCTGGGAGGAAGAATTCACagtaaaagcatttttaaaag GGAGGCGGGAAATAATGTTCAGTACATTTGGAGCTATTATTCAGTAGCAGAATTGAAGAAAATGATGGATGCCTTTGATGCCTGGGAAGGAAAAG GTGTTAGCTACTGgcgggtgcctcatgagctgataGAATGCTGGACTCTGGAAGAGCGCCCTTTACTTGGAAGCCTGAGTCACATGGCTCCAATTCGAAAGAG GCGACTAATAGTcaatgaagaggaagaagaaggtgTGAACTGTAAGACTGGTCCTAAGCCAGTCCGATTTTTGGGTCCTTCCACCAGCACCCAAATTAAGGTCAAGAACTCTGCTTCCATCAGGGTGTCTCCGGCCAGTGCCCCCCCACCCTGGCCCCGGGCAACAGCAAACCTGGCTTCAGGAGGAAGGGCAGCACAGCGCTCTGCCCGGTCAAAAGTGCCAACCCCGGTGGGGACTGGGCTGCCTGGGCATCCCCAGGCTGCACAGGGGACTGGGGCTCCTGAGAACGGGGTCACACACCTACCTCCGGCTAAGGTTCTGCTCTCGGACAAGACAGCCACCCCGCACCGAGTGATCAAACTGAAACGGACTCCACTGTGTGCCACTGGGTCTTCCCTGCCTGCCTGCACCACACCCAGGCTGGCGGGTCCCCCGGAACCGCCCCCTGACACCCTTAGCCCACTGGGCACGTGGACCGAGAACAGGCAGGACCAGACCAAGTGA